Within the Aeromicrobium sp. Root236 genome, the region GTACGCCGCGGACTCGACGTGCTCGGCGATCCGTGGATCATGCTGATCATGCGCGAGGTGCTGCACGGGCGCTGCCGGTTCGACGAGATCCGCGACAGCATCGGCATCTCCGACGCGGTCCTGAGCCGCCGGCTGCGGCTGCTCGTCGACGAGGAGCTGCTGCGCAAGGTCGAGTACCGCGCCGACCGGCGTGCGCACTTCGAGTACGTCGCGACCGAGGCCGGCGCCGACCTGCTGCCGATCATGCACGCGGTGTCGATCTGGGCCGAGAAGCACACGCGCATGCCCGAAGGCGGCGCCCACATGGCGGTCATCCACGAGACCTGCGGCGCCGAGACCACGACGGCCGACGTCTGCAGCGAGTGCGGCGAGGCGCTCCGGCCCGGTGACGTCAGCTGGGACAAGCCCTGGAAGGCGACCCGCGAGCGCCTGGTCGGCGCGACCGCCTAGCGATCAGCCCTCGTACGGGGGCGCCTCGCCCCAGCCCCACCGCGGCGTCGGCAGCTCCGGCGGGGGAGTCGCGCCCTCGGCCGAGTTGGCCTTGGCGATCCGGGTGCCCCACTCGACGTACGCCACGAACGCCGAGCGGAACTCGGGGTCGTCTGGCAGCCCGGCCTCGTCGGCACTCGCCGCGATCATTCCGGCCCACCGCGCACGTTGCTCCTCGGTGATCGCGAGCCCGATGTGGTGCCGGAGCATGCTGGGGTAGCCGCCCAGCTCGTCGGTGTAGGTCGTCGGCCCGCCGAACACCTCGCCGAGCCACAGCGCCACGTGCTCGCGGTGCTGTGGGCCCATGTGACGGAACACCGGCTCGAGCACCGGATCGGCGAGCACCCGGTCGTAGAAGACCTCGGTCAGGCGCAGCAAGGCGTCGTGGCCGCCGCACCAGTCGTACAGCGTCGGGGTCGCGGTCATCAGGTCTCCTCGCTCCGGCCGTGCGGCGATCGTAGCCCGGCAGCCCGACTCCACCGGGCAGACTGGATCCGTGCCTGACATGACCCGACTCCGCGACTCCCTCGTCGCGTGGGCCGCCGGCGGCGATGGTGTCGCCGCCCGCGAGCTGGCCACGGGCCTGCGCACGGTCGCGCTGGTCGAAGGGGTCAGCGACCAGGCAGCGGTCGAACGCCTGGCCGTACGCCGTGGCCGTGACCTCGATGCCGCGGGCGTGTGTGTCGTGCCGATGGGCGGGGCGACCAACATCCGCCGGTTCGTGGACGTGCTCGGCCCGGAGGGGCTCGGCACCTCGATCGCCGGCTTGTGTGACCGTGCCGAGCTGGGGTTCTTCGAGCGCGCACTCGCCCGCGCCGGGCTGGGGCTCGACGGCTTCTTCGTGTGCGATCCCGACCTGGAGGGCGAGCTCATCCGCGCCCTGGGGACCGCAGCGGTCGAGGCGGTGATCGCGCACGAGGGCGAGACCCGGGCGTACGACATCTTCCGCCAGCAGCCCGCGCAGCGCGATCGCACCACCGAGGACCGGCTGCACCGGTTCATGGGCACGCACAGTGGGCGCAAGGAGCAGTACGGCCGGGCGCTCGTCGACGCCCTGGACCTCGGCCACGTGCCAAGACCTCTCGACGACCTGCTCGACAGGCTCACCGAGCACGGCTGAGACAATGGCGGCATGGATCTTCCCGTCGCCTGGTCGCTCGTCCTCATCGTCACCGCGGTCTGGAACTTCGTCATATGGCCGCCGTTCCTCAAGCGCGTACGCAAGGACGAGCGCTCGCGGGACGCTGCCGGCAACGCCACGACGTTCCTGCGTGTCCACACGATCCTCATCGCGATCTCGCTCGCGCTGGCCGTCGCGGTCGGCGTGCTCGGAATCGTCACGCTGTTCTGAGCGTTGGACCCGGTATGAGCAACAAGGTGATCCACAACCCCGACGAGAACCGCTACGAGATCCACGTCGACGGCATCCTGGCCGGCTTCACGCAGGCCTTCGAGAAGGGCGACGTCGTGACGTTCCCGCACACCGAGGTCTTCGACCAGTTCGAGGGCCAGGGCCTCGCGTCCGAGCTCGTCACGGGCGCGCTCGACGACGTCCGCGTGCGCGGCAAGAAGATCATCGCGACCTGCCCGTACGTCTCACGGTTCGTCCAGAAGCACCCGGACTACCAGGACCTGCTGGCCTCCTAGCCCCTCGCACGGGCCGCTGGTGCCGCACGTGACCACGGGCACACGGCGCGATTCGTTGGGCGAGGCAACGAACTGCTAGAATGTGAACACGTGAACGCGCCAGTCCGGCGCTGTTCCGGCCCGACGAAGTAGCGCATCTTGCGTGAAATGGATATCGGGCATTCATCCCGAATCGTCTGTGAGTTCCTTGAATCAGCCTGAAGGCAGCTCTGTGCTGCCCACCTTTTCCACCCTCGACCTCCCCGCCTCGCTGATATCCGCGCTGGCACGCCAGGAGATCGTCAACCCCAGTCCCGTCCAGCAGGCGGTGATCCCCGATGCGCTCGCGGGACGCCACGTGCTGGGCCGCGCTCGTACCGGCTCCGGCAAGACCCTGGCCTTCGGCCTCCCGGTCCTCGTCCGGCTCGCCGGTCGCACGAGTCGCCCCAAGGCCCCCCGTGGCCTGATCCTGCTCCCGACCCGTGAGCTGGCGACCCAGGTGCGTACGGCCATGGAGCCGCTCGCGCAGAAGATGGGCCTCCGCCTGACCACGGTCTACGGCGGCGTCCCGATCAACAAGCAGATCAGCACGCTCCGCAACGGCGTCGACATCGTCATCGCCACGCCGGGCCGCCTGACCGACCTGCTCGATCGTCGCTGCATGACGCTCGACGACATCGAGATCACGGTCCTCGACGAGGCCGACCACCTGTGCGACCTCGGCTTCTACAAGCCGATCGACGCGCTGCTGACCAAGACCCCCGAGTCGAGCCAGCGGC harbors:
- a CDS encoding helix-turn-helix domain-containing protein codes for the protein MPLRSDWSEDLCPVRRGLDVLGDPWIMLIMREVLHGRCRFDEIRDSIGISDAVLSRRLRLLVDEELLRKVEYRADRRAHFEYVATEAGADLLPIMHAVSIWAEKHTRMPEGGAHMAVIHETCGAETTTADVCSECGEALRPGDVSWDKPWKATRERLVGATA
- a CDS encoding group II truncated hemoglobin, translated to MTATPTLYDWCGGHDALLRLTEVFYDRVLADPVLEPVFRHMGPQHREHVALWLGEVFGGPTTYTDELGGYPSMLRHHIGLAITEEQRARWAGMIAASADEAGLPDDPEFRSAFVAYVEWGTRIAKANSAEGATPPPELPTPRWGWGEAPPYEG
- a CDS encoding TOPRIM nucleotidyl transferase/hydrolase domain-containing protein, with the translated sequence MTRLRDSLVAWAAGGDGVAARELATGLRTVALVEGVSDQAAVERLAVRRGRDLDAAGVCVVPMGGATNIRRFVDVLGPEGLGTSIAGLCDRAELGFFERALARAGLGLDGFFVCDPDLEGELIRALGTAAVEAVIAHEGETRAYDIFRQQPAQRDRTTEDRLHRFMGTHSGRKEQYGRALVDALDLGHVPRPLDDLLDRLTEHG
- a CDS encoding SCO4848 family membrane protein, whose translation is MDLPVAWSLVLIVTAVWNFVIWPPFLKRVRKDERSRDAAGNATTFLRVHTILIAISLALAVAVGVLGIVTLF
- a CDS encoding GNAT family N-acetyltransferase, which gives rise to MSNKVIHNPDENRYEIHVDGILAGFTQAFEKGDVVTFPHTEVFDQFEGQGLASELVTGALDDVRVRGKKIIATCPYVSRFVQKHPDYQDLLAS